A region of the Cytobacillus luteolus genome:
GGACTTCTTAGGCATGAGTGGATTGGCAACCAATAAATTGTAAGTGTACTCGTAGTTTTCGCAACTTAGGGGAATAATACCCCTTGAGGTGGTATCCTTGTTAAAAAAATTTATGTTCTTTATTATGATTATTTTTCTTTCATTCTCTAATAGTTCAATTGCACAAAGCAATAAAGTTGAAATCTTTGATGTGAAACAAGAAAAGGTTATAGCAACAGTTGAAAAAACATCAGAGATACAACGAGAGGTTGAAGCCTTTTTAAAGGGTATAACTGGCGTATATAAGAAGTTGAACCCAGTTCCAACTACAGGTTTTATGGTGAAAGTACCTTTAGAGCCTTATTTAAATCTTGAGAATGAATTTATCAAAGGTAAAATCGTTGAAGTAATCGTGGTATTTTCAATTGAAGAAAATCCATATCTAATCGTTTTTGACGCTGAAAATAACTTTTATGTTTTTACATTTGAAGCAAATACTGATTCATTTCTAGAAAAATTAAATTATAATCCAATGACCTCAAATTAGAGGTCTATTTTAATTTTAGGCATCTTTCTCATTCAAATAAATGTTTGAACAAATTTAAAATTTTGCATATAATATATTCAAATGATTATTTGAATAAAAAAGGATGATACTAATGACCTCTAAAGATTCATGTGATATTTATTGTTATGATGAGGAAAAAGTAACTCGAATTAAAGGTGAAATAAGAAGTATAGATGTTGCAAGTGTGGCTCAATTATTTAAAGCTCTTGCAGATGAAAATCGCTCAAAAATTGCCTTCTGCCTTTGTGAAGATGAGGAATTATGTGTCTGTGATATTGCTAATATTATTGGAGCGACAGTGGCAACAACTTCACATCACCTTCGAACACTATATAAGCAAGGGATTGTAAAGTATCGAAAAGAAGGTAAATTGGCTTTCTATTCTCTTGATGATGACCATATAAAACAGCTAGTCCTTATCGCTTTAGCACATAAGGAAGAGGTGAAATCATGATGGAACAAGCAAAATCAGCCTCTTTAGACACAAAAACATATCGTGTTCAGGGATTTTCCTGAGCAGGGTGTGCTAAAACGTTCGAGTCGAACGTAAAACACCTGGATGGTGTGAAAGATGCAAAAGTAAATTTTGGTGCTTCAAAAATTACAGTAATAGGTAATACCTCGATAAAGGCGCTTGAAAAAGCAGGTGCATTTGAAAATTTAAAGGTATTGGACGAAAAGGAACAGTTCACAAAACGGGAACCATTTTGGAAGGAAAAAGAAAATATAAAAGTATATATTGCAGCCTTATTGCTTATCGCTAGTTGGATCATCGGTGAGCGTTATCCAGAAGGTCATATTATCCCGACAATAGGCTATGCGGCTTCAATCTTGATTGGTGGTTATTCGCTTTTTATTACTGGTTTACTAAATATTAGTCGTTTAAGATTTGACATGAAAACATTAATGACTATTGCTGTAATAGGTGCAGCATTTATTGGAGAATGGGGAGAAGGCGCAACTGTCGTTATTCTCTTTGCGATAAGTGAAGTATTAGAACGCTATTCAATGGATAAAGCACGACAGTCTATTGAAAAGCTAATGGATATCGCTCCGAAAGAAGCACTTATCAAACGTGGAAATAATGAAATGATGGTACATGTAGACGACATACAAATTGGTGACCTTATGATTGTAAAACCTGGTCAGAAATTAGCTATGGATGGAATCGTTACAAAAGGCACATCGACCATTAATCAAGCTGCCATTACTGGTGAAAGTATGCCAGTTGCAAAAGTGATAAACGATGAGGTTTATGCAGGAACCTTAAATGAAGAAGGTCTAATTGAAGTAACAGTTACGAAAAGAGTAGAAGACACAACATTAGCTAAAATCATCTATTTAGTAGAAGAAGCTCAGGCAGAAAGGGCACCTTCTCAAGCCTTTGTTGATAAATTTGCAAAATATTATACCCCGTTAATTATTGTCCTTGCTTTTTTTATTGCAACAATTCCACCACTAGTTTTCAATGGGGACTGGAGTGATTGGATTTATCAAGGATTGGCAGTATTAGTTGTAGGCTGTCCGTGTGCACTTGTTGTATCAACACCAGTTGCTGTTGTAACAGCAATCGGTAATGCCGCTAGAAACGGTGTTTTAATTAAAGGTGGCGTATATTTGGAGGAAGCAGGATCTATAAAGGTCATTGCCTTTGATAAAACTGGAACTCTTACAAAAGGAATACCTGTTGTTACAGATATAGTACTATATCGTGAGAATGAATCAGAAATATTATCAATTACTGCAGCAATCGAAAAAGGATCACAGCATCCGCTTGCTTCTGCCATTATGAAAAAGGCTGAAGAAATCGGGGGCGACTTTAACTCTGTCACTGTTGATGGGTTCAAATCGATTACGGGTAAAGGGATAAAAGCAACAATAAACAATACCATTTACTATGTAGGTAGTCCTAATCTTTTCAGGGAATTACATCAAACGATTAATAAGGAAACAGAAGAACAGATTATTGCACTTCAGTCTGAAGGAAAGACAGTTATGGTAGTTGGTACTGACCAAGAAATATACTCATTAATTGCCGTTGCAGACGAAATTAGAGAATCTTCAAAAGAAGTTATTCGTAAGCTTCACAACTTAGGGATTGAAAAAACAGTAATGCTTACCGGTGATAACCAGAGGACAGCTTTATCGATTGGTAAGAGCCTTGGGGTTTCAGATATTAAAGCAGAGCTCCTTCCAGAAGAAAAATTAAACTATGTTAAGGAATTACGAACTGATCACCGAAGTGTAGCTATGGTAGGTGATGGTGTAAACGATGCACCTGCTCTTGCTGCTTCAAACATCGGTGTCGCCATGGGCGGTGCTGGAACAGATACTGCATTAGAAACCGCTGATATAGCGTTGATGTCTGATGATTTAAGTAAACTGCCATATACAATTCAATTAAGTCGCAAAGCATTACGAATTATTAAACAAAATATAACCTTCTCACTAGGGATCAAAGTATTAGCATTGCTGTTAGTTATACCAGGGTGGCTAACACTATGGATTGCAATCTTTGCTGATATGGGAGCAACCTTGCTCGTTACTTTGAATAGCTTAAGGTTATTGCGAATAAAAGAAAAGTAGGATTGAGAGCGTTTGGGAGAAACCCAGCGCTTTTTTTTTACAGCTTTTCAGGCTCATCTTTAATAAACAAATTTTTCCTGTTACAAAGGTTTTTTAGAACTAACAGAGAATTATTGATAAATGATAAACACGTAACTAGGAGTGGCGAACATGGAGTTAGTATTAACAAATGATTTGGCAATAAAAATAGAGAAATCGGAAATTGATTGCTTATATTCAAGATTATCTGCAATTCAAGCAAGAGTCGGTAATCCAATGGGGGTTAGCATAGAAAAGTTTGGGCAAGCAACAGCATTTTCAGTTAAGAATATCCCTGGTCCAGCTTTTAACACGGTTAAAGGTCTAAGTGCTGGAGATGAAGACTATATTGAGGATATTTTAAACTTTTATAAAGAAAAGGACATTCCAGTTCGCTTTGAACTACCACCTGCACAGGTTTCAAAGGAGTTGCTATCCTATCTTTCTAAGAAAGGATTTCTGCAAACCGATTTCCATTCTTCCTTATATTCAGCACTAGATACCGAATGTGAAGAGGGTGATGAGCTTATTCATGTGCGTGAACTGGATAAGAGTGAATATGATTTATTTGGCGAATTATATATTCAAGGATTTCAAATGCCTTCATTTTTAAAGAGTGCGATAGCAGAAAACAATGAAGTACTCTATAACATTGATGGTTGGAAATTTTATTTAGCTACTTTTGAAAAAGAATCTGCAGGTATTGGAGTATTATTTCATAAAGACGGAATTGCAACTTTAGCTGCCGCAACAACTGTCCCAGAATATAGAAACAAAGGAGTACAGACAGCTTTATTAAAGGGGCGCATAAATCAGGCCATCAGACAAAACTGTAATCTAGTTGTTGGCCAGGCACGATATGGGAGTATAAGCCAAAATAACATGGAAAGGGTAGGTCTTAAAATAGCTTATACTAAGGCAATCTGGACTATGGGATAAAATACAAAATAGTACAAGTTCATCACTGATGTAAGTGGTTTATTAGAAAGACTAAAAAGGACTAGCTAAATTTATTTGGAAAAGCATTATTTAAAATTAGTATCATAATATTAAGTTGACTCAAACTTTTGCCACTATTCTATATTGATCGTTTAAACCCTATTTAAAATAGGGTTCTTTTTATAAATTCTGATATTTATACAAAAAGGTGGGATGAACGTGCCTGCGGTAGATGGACCAACTTTCTTAAAGAGAATAAGTCAGTTACGAGCAGAAGTATGGTTTGATGGTCAAAAAATTGATCAAAACATATGTGAGCATAAAGCATTTAAAGGAATTTTAAAAAGTAAAGCACGGCTATTTGACATTCAGTTAGATAAAAAGAAACAAGGGTTTATGACATACAAGTCTCCTTTGACTAAAGACTTAGTAGGAACCTCTTTTTTACAACCTAGAACAAAAGAAGATTTAGAACTGAGAAGGCTAACAATTCAGGAGTGGGCAAAAACATCAGGAGGTATGATGGGAAGATCTCCAGATTATATGAATACAGGAATTATGGCTCTTGGTACAGCTTGGGATATTTTTCAAGATAAGTATGGTCTCAATATCAAACATTTATATGAAAATGCTAGGGAAAATGACCTTACATTTTCACACACCTTTGTTAGCCCCCAAGTGAACCGCTCTCTAGCATACTATGAAGATAGTGAGCAGCCTATATCAGCACAAGTCGTAGAGGAGAAGAGTGATGGACTAATCATAAAGGGGGCGAGATTACTAGCAACTCAGGGTGGCATTACCGATGAGATATTAGTTTTGCCAGTGGGAGGGAAGCAAATCGATGAGCATTTTGTTTATGCCTTTTCGATTCCTAGTAATACCCCAAATTTGAAGTTTATTTGCCGTGAATCTTTTGGTTATCGTGATTCAACATTTGACCATCCCCTGGCTGCACGCTTTGAAGAGATGGATACAATCGTTGTGTTTAACAATGTGTTTGTCCCATGGGAGCGTGTATTCCTCTATAAGAACTACGAGACTGCTTCTAAAATGTATGAAGAGACAAAATTTTATCCATTTTTACTTCATCAGGCTGTTTCGAGGCAAGTGGTTAAAACAGAATTCCTTCTAGGAGTTGCACAGTTAATTGTTGAATCTATTGATATCAGTGGATACCAACACGTTCAGGAAAAGGTCAGTGAAATAATCTCTGGCTATGAATCTTTAAAAGCTCTTTTGTTAGTTTCGGAGCTTCAAGCAAAAGAGGATAAAAGAGGAATAATGATTCCAGATGCGGCCCCATTGTATGCAGCAATTACCTCATTTCAAAGACTCTATCCAAGATTTATAGAAATAGTTCAGCTGTTGGGAGCAAGTGGATTGATTTCAATCCCAACTGAATGTGATTTTGACTCGGAAATTCGCCCCGACTTAGACCAGTATTTACAAGGAGCATCTTGTAATGCTCTGGAGAGAACAAAACTATTTAGGCTCGCTTGGGATGTTAGTTTAAGTGCCTTTGGAGGACGACAAACTCTATATGAAAGATTCTTTTTTGGTGACCCAGTCCGCCTAAGCACTGGATACTATAATGGCTATGAAAAAGATCATGCAATATCATTAGCTAAATCGCTACTCGATATGGATTAATAAACATGAAGAGACCTATACGAGTGATGTCGGATAGGTCTCTTGAGTATTAAATAACTGGTTTCCAAATCATAAAAATAAAAAGTACTGTCCCTAGTGCTGTTGCAATATAAAATTGATTACTAATTTTTGATAATAATAGATTTTGTTCCTGTGGTAATTCTTCCGCATCCTTATTCTTCTCATCAAAAACCCAAGCAGCTAACCTTTTCGATTTTGGCTCAATGCCCCCAATTACCACTACTTGAATGATAATATAGAGGACTAGGGATCCTATCAACCAAAGATTTAAAAAGGAGCCATAGTTTCCAAGAATAACAAGTAAAATCCCAGTAAGAACAGCAATCGTTCCTCCGATTTTCGGAAAGTAGTTTAGCATTTGAGACATGGCCATAGAATGGCGAAGAGTGACAGCATTTTGATTTTTTCTTAATAACATGTGAGCAAAATAAGTTGGTCCGATTCCAATAATAGCTGATAAAACATGAATAAGTACAAGAACCTTCATCTAAATTACACCTCTTTCTAGTACTTTTTATTTATTTCATAAGTACCATACGAATAATATTTATGCAATAATTATTTCCAATTATTCCATTTCTTTAATCTTTAACTTACTCCCAACAATAAGGTTGAGTGTGAAAAGTCCTATAAGAAGCAGAACTAGCTTATTGAAAAGGAGAAACTCAGCTAGAACTGGTCCAAGGCTTGCACCTGTCAGTAAGGTAAAGGAGTAGATAGAAAGTGCGCTTCCACGATGCTCTCCACCATTTTTTCCAATGAAGGAAATAATAGAAGGTAAAAGTAAGGAGATCGACGCAACAAAAAAGATGGATAAGATTGCAATCAATTTTGGTGAGGGTAGGATGATTAGTGGAAACAAGCTACAAATGGTTAAACAAAGTCCAAGTTTTAACGTCTTCATTTCTCCAACAGCTGCAATTATCTTTCCAGTAAAAAGTGAGAGTACAGCTCCTAAAAGTCCTGCACCTCGAATGGCAAATAATACTTCTGACTCAACCTGCAATTCATTTGTTAAATATCTAGTTATCCCATCATAAAAGGCAACAAATGTTAGCAGAAGAGTAAAGGTAATCAAATAACTCTTAATTAATAGTGAATTTTTAAGTAAACGGATCATATTTTTTAGTACTTCTCTTGATTGGCTGGGGACTACATGCTTAGGAAAAAGTACACAACCGATTCCAAACAGACCAAAGTATACTAATCCAAAGAAATAAAATACATATTCCCAGCTAAGATAATCTGTTATAAATGAGCTTACTAGTTGACCCAATATTCCAGCCATTAAAAAACCACTGTTTATCAAAGCAAGAACCAGGGTTCTAGGTTTAGCGGGAAATAAATCAAACGTATAGGAGAAGGCAACGGGGGCAAAGGTGGCTAATGCTATTCCTTGTAGTCCCCTCGAAAGATATAGTAGCCATTCACTTGTTGAAAGACCAACAATGATAGTCGTAATACTCGAACACAAAAGTCCAAGCACAATAACAAGCTTTCGACCAAACTTTTCAGACATCGGCCCAAACATAAGTAAGCCAATAGCATAGCAAAATGAAAATACACTACTTGCTAATACAGCTTTTGTCGAAGAGATGTTCAAGTCTAGAGAAATATCATGATAAATAGGAATTAACGTATATATATTGCTTGCAATTGAAATTCCAGTAAAAACTAAGAATACAGCAACGAATAGTAATCTCATAACAAAACTTCCTTTTTTTAGGTGTAAGTACCAATGGTATTTAGGTGCTTTCGTTTGTTAGTTAAAGTAAAATAAACTAATAAACTAATTTTCTAATAGCATATTAAATTCTCATACGGAGGGTTAAATAAATGTCAGTACACTTTATATTGGGACGGGCTGGTAGTGGTAAGACGTCAACCATTATCCACGAGATTCGGGAGAAATTGTTGGACAACCCAACTGGTAATCCGCTAGTATATCTTGTCCCGGACCAGATGACGTTTCAATCAGAATACGATCTTATTAACACACCTGGTTTAGGTGGCATGATGCGTGCACAAGTGTTTAGCTTTACACGTCTAGCCTGGCGAGTATTACAAGAAACAGGTGGTATGAGTCGTTACCACTTAAATAACGTTGGGGTAAACATGGTTCTTCGAAAAATCATTGAGCAACGCAAAAAGGAACTAAAGGTTTTTTCTCGCGCTTCTGAAAAAACTGGATTTATCACTCAGATGGAGGAAATGATTGCTGAATTTAAGAGGTATTGTGTTCGTGGGGAGGACCTATCGGAAGCCACAATTGATGTGAATACAGATTCAAATCCGGTTTTAGCTGATAAACTTCATGATTTAAAGTTGATCTTTGATGACCTAGAACTGCACCTTTCCAGTAAGTACGTAGATTCTGAAGATTATTTACGATTGTTAGCAGAAAAAATAAAATCATCTTCATACCTTGAAGATGCTGAAATTTATATAGATGGATTTCATAGCTTTACACCTCAAGAATATGAAGTGTTAGCACAGTTGATGAGAAAGTGTAAGTCAGTGACCATCGCCTTAACCGTTGACAAACGCTATGATGATTATCCACCGCATGAACTTAGTCTTTTTAGAATGACTGGTCATACGTACCAAACCTTACGTGACCTTGCCAGCGAAAATAAAATAAAAGTACACGAACCGCTCCTCTTTTTAAAAGAACCTTTTAGGTTTGCAGATGCTCCATCTCTTGCACACCTAGAGAAAAACTTTGATACAAGGCCGACTGTTCCTTATCATTCAAATGCAGCAATATCAATCAGCCAAGCAGTTAACCGTCGAGCTGAAATTGAAGGGATTGCTAGAGAGATTCGCAAGCTTGTTCGTGAAGAAAACTATCGTTATCGGGATATTGCCTTATTGGTACGCAATTCAAATGATTATCACGAAATGATTGAAACAGTTTTTAAAGACTATGAACTTCCTTTTTTTATTGATCAAAAACGATCAATGCTTAATCACCCTTTAATTGAATTCATTCGTTCAAGTTTAGAGGTTATTACAGGTAACTGGAGATATGAAGCTATTTTCCGTTGTGTAAAAACAGATCTGTTGTTTCCATTGGGTGAAAATAAGGTAAGTGGAAACAAGTACCGTTTAAGAGAAGAGATGGACAAGCTTGAAAACTATTGTTTAGAGTATGGTATTCAAGGAAGCCGCTGGACAACTAAAGACCGTTGGACCTATAAGAAACTTCGAGCATTAGAGAACACAGACTTTGGTCAAACGGACAAAGAAAAAGAAATAGAAGACAAGCTGAACACATTAAGAGATATGATTGTACAACCGTTAGTAGCTTTACAGCAGCGCCTTAAAAAAGCACAGGATGGTCGAGGGTTGTGTGAGGCACTTTATCTCTTTTTAGAAGATCTTAACATTCCAGAAAAAATGGAAGAATTGAAAATCGAAGCAGAAGAAAAAGGAAACCTTGAAGAAGCAAGAGAGCACGACCAAGTTTGGAAGGCTGTAATTGATTTGCTTGACCAGTTTGTTGAAATTATGCCTAATGAAAAGGTTAGTTTAAGGCTTTTTAGTGACATGCTTGAATCAGGAATGGAAAGCATGAAATTTGCATTGGTTCCACCTGCCATAGATCAGGTATTAGTGGCTAGTCTTGAGCGCTCTCGTTTTTCAAACATAAAATGTACATTTATTATTGGGGCAAATGATGGGGTTATTCCAGCTAAGCCAAAGGACGATGGTGTATTGTCTGAATCAGACCGAGATCGTTTGAGTGAGAGTGGAATTAAGCTTGCACCTGGAAGTAGGGAGCTTTTACTGGATGAGAACTTTTTAATCTATAATGCACTAACTAGTGCTGCCCACAAAGTATATGTTAGTTATCCATTGGCTGATGAGGAAGGGAAAACGTTACTTCCTTCGGTTATTCTGGGGAGGTTAAAAGATCTGTTTCCTTCCATCCAATACAGATTTTACGTAAATGAACCAGCAGAGTTAGCTGTAGAAGAACAGTTGTTATATGCTGTTAATCCATCTGTTGCGTTATCCTACTTAACCGCACAGCTTCAAACATGGAAAAAATTATATCCAGTAGAACCTCTGTGGTGGGATATTTATAACTATTTTATGAAACATGAACAACTAAAAGGTCAAGCAAAGCATGTGTTAGGAAGCTTGTTTTATAAAAATAAACCTGAAAAGTTGCCACCTGACCTTTCGAAAGAGTTATATGGTGAAACCATTCAGGGAAGTGTTTCAAGAATGGAAGTTTTCCAAGGGTGTCCGTTTTCTCATTTTGTAAGCTATGGTCTAGGTTTGAAGGATCGAAATGTATTTCGATTAGAAGCACCTGATATAGGGCAGCTTTTTCATGCAGCACTTAAACAAATTGCAGATATGCTTCATGCACGTAAATTGGAGTGGCGTGACCTTACGAAAGAGCAATGTAATCAATTAGCAATAGAAGCAGTAGATTTGCTTGCTCCAAGACTGCAAAGAGAAATTTTATTAAGTTCAAATCGATTTCAATACATTAAACGGAAATTACAGCACATCATCAGTCGTGCGTCTGGTATTTTAAGTGACCATGCGAAAGCAAGTGGATTTGCTCCATTGGGGTTAGAAATTGATTTTGGTAAAAAAGGCCCTTTACCTCCAATTCAAGTTGAACTTGATAATGGAAGCAAGATGGAGTTGATCGGCCGTATTGATAGAGTGGATAAAGCTGAAAGCTCTAAGGGTATTCTTTTACGTATTGTGGATTATAAATCTAGTCAGAAGAGCTTAAACTTATCTGAAGTATACTATGGACTAGCTTTACAGATGTTAACCTATTTGGATGTTGTTATCACTCATTCGAAGGATTGGATAGGAACTAAGGCAACTCCAGCTGGGGTATTATACTTCCATGTTCATAATCCGATGATTAGTAGTAAGAATGCCATGAATGAGGAGTCTATCGAAGAAGAAATCTTTAAACGCTTTAAGATGAAGGGTCTATTACTTGGAGATGAAGAAGCTGTTCGTTTGATGGACCAAACCTTAGAAACTGGTTATTCTCAAATTGTTCCAGCCGCAATCAAAACAAAGGGTGGCTTTTACTCAACCTCAGCGATTGCAAGTGAAGAAGATTTAGGACATTTACGAACTCATATTAGGGGTATCTTTAAGAACATTGGTAACCGTATTACCGAGGGTAATGTTGACATTAATCCTTATAAGCTAAAGGATAAAACCCCTTGTACGTATTGTTCATATAAAACTGTTTGTCAATTTGATCAATCAGTAGAGGACAACGACTATAGAGTACTAGTTCAAGAGAAAAATGATGATGTACTTGAGAAAGTAAGGAAGGGAGGAACTAGCCTTGAGTTCTAATCATATTGAAAAGCCGATTGGTAGTCAGTGGACGGATGATCAGTGGAAAGCGATTGTCTCAAGCGGGAAGGATATCTTAGTTGCGGCGGCTGCAGGTTCAGGGAAAACAGCAGTATTAGTAGAACGTATCATCAAAAAAATTCTTTCAACAGATAACCCGATTGATGTGGATTGCCTGCTGGTTATGACATTCACAAATGCTTCAGCGGCCGAAATGAGGAACCGGATTGGTGAGGCACTTGAAAAAGCTTTAAAGGAACAGCCGGCCTCCCTTCACTTAAGAAGGCAGCTAACCTTATTAAATCGTGCATCCATCTCAACCATTCATTCCTTTTGCTTGAATGTAATTAGAAAGTATTACTACATGTTAG
Encoded here:
- a CDS encoding ArsR/SmtB family transcription factor, producing the protein MTSKDSCDIYCYDEEKVTRIKGEIRSIDVASVAQLFKALADENRSKIAFCLCEDEELCVCDIANIIGATVATTSHHLRTLYKQGIVKYRKEGKLAFYSLDDDHIKQLVLIALAHKEEVKS
- a CDS encoding heavy metal translocating P-type ATPase, producing the protein MMEQAKSASLDTKTYRVQGFSUAGCAKTFESNVKHLDGVKDAKVNFGASKITVIGNTSIKALEKAGAFENLKVLDEKEQFTKREPFWKEKENIKVYIAALLLIASWIIGERYPEGHIIPTIGYAASILIGGYSLFITGLLNISRLRFDMKTLMTIAVIGAAFIGEWGEGATVVILFAISEVLERYSMDKARQSIEKLMDIAPKEALIKRGNNEMMVHVDDIQIGDLMIVKPGQKLAMDGIVTKGTSTINQAAITGESMPVAKVINDEVYAGTLNEEGLIEVTVTKRVEDTTLAKIIYLVEEAQAERAPSQAFVDKFAKYYTPLIIVLAFFIATIPPLVFNGDWSDWIYQGLAVLVVGCPCALVVSTPVAVVTAIGNAARNGVLIKGGVYLEEAGSIKVIAFDKTGTLTKGIPVVTDIVLYRENESEILSITAAIEKGSQHPLASAIMKKAEEIGGDFNSVTVDGFKSITGKGIKATINNTIYYVGSPNLFRELHQTINKETEEQIIALQSEGKTVMVVGTDQEIYSLIAVADEIRESSKEVIRKLHNLGIEKTVMLTGDNQRTALSIGKSLGVSDIKAELLPEEKLNYVKELRTDHRSVAMVGDGVNDAPALAASNIGVAMGGAGTDTALETADIALMSDDLSKLPYTIQLSRKALRIIKQNITFSLGIKVLALLLVIPGWLTLWIAIFADMGATLLVTLNSLRLLRIKEK
- a CDS encoding GNAT family N-acetyltransferase, with the translated sequence MELVLTNDLAIKIEKSEIDCLYSRLSAIQARVGNPMGVSIEKFGQATAFSVKNIPGPAFNTVKGLSAGDEDYIEDILNFYKEKDIPVRFELPPAQVSKELLSYLSKKGFLQTDFHSSLYSALDTECEEGDELIHVRELDKSEYDLFGELYIQGFQMPSFLKSAIAENNEVLYNIDGWKFYLATFEKESAGIGVLFHKDGIATLAAATTVPEYRNKGVQTALLKGRINQAIRQNCNLVVGQARYGSISQNNMERVGLKIAYTKAIWTMG
- the hpaB gene encoding 4-hydroxyphenylacetate 3-monooxygenase, oxygenase component, giving the protein MPAVDGPTFLKRISQLRAEVWFDGQKIDQNICEHKAFKGILKSKARLFDIQLDKKKQGFMTYKSPLTKDLVGTSFLQPRTKEDLELRRLTIQEWAKTSGGMMGRSPDYMNTGIMALGTAWDIFQDKYGLNIKHLYENARENDLTFSHTFVSPQVNRSLAYYEDSEQPISAQVVEEKSDGLIIKGARLLATQGGITDEILVLPVGGKQIDEHFVYAFSIPSNTPNLKFICRESFGYRDSTFDHPLAARFEEMDTIVVFNNVFVPWERVFLYKNYETASKMYEETKFYPFLLHQAVSRQVVKTEFLLGVAQLIVESIDISGYQHVQEKVSEIISGYESLKALLLVSELQAKEDKRGIMIPDAAPLYAAITSFQRLYPRFIEIVQLLGASGLISIPTECDFDSEIRPDLDQYLQGASCNALERTKLFRLAWDVSLSAFGGRQTLYERFFFGDPVRLSTGYYNGYEKDHAISLAKSLLDMD
- a CDS encoding DUF2269 family protein, with product MKVLVLIHVLSAIIGIGPTYFAHMLLRKNQNAVTLRHSMAMSQMLNYFPKIGGTIAVLTGILLVILGNYGSFLNLWLIGSLVLYIIIQVVVIGGIEPKSKRLAAWVFDEKNKDAEELPQEQNLLLSKISNQFYIATALGTVLFIFMIWKPVI
- a CDS encoding MFS transporter, coding for MRLLFVAVFLVFTGISIASNIYTLIPIYHDISLDLNISSTKAVLASSVFSFCYAIGLLMFGPMSEKFGRKLVIVLGLLCSSITTIIVGLSTSEWLLYLSRGLQGIALATFAPVAFSYTFDLFPAKPRTLVLALINSGFLMAGILGQLVSSFITDYLSWEYVFYFFGLVYFGLFGIGCVLFPKHVVPSQSREVLKNMIRLLKNSLLIKSYLITFTLLLTFVAFYDGITRYLTNELQVESEVLFAIRGAGLLGAVLSLFTGKIIAAVGEMKTLKLGLCLTICSLFPLIILPSPKLIAILSIFFVASISLLLPSIISFIGKNGGEHRGSALSIYSFTLLTGASLGPVLAEFLLFNKLVLLLIGLFTLNLIVGSKLKIKEME
- the addB gene encoding helicase-exonuclease AddAB subunit AddB, which encodes MSVHFILGRAGSGKTSTIIHEIREKLLDNPTGNPLVYLVPDQMTFQSEYDLINTPGLGGMMRAQVFSFTRLAWRVLQETGGMSRYHLNNVGVNMVLRKIIEQRKKELKVFSRASEKTGFITQMEEMIAEFKRYCVRGEDLSEATIDVNTDSNPVLADKLHDLKLIFDDLELHLSSKYVDSEDYLRLLAEKIKSSSYLEDAEIYIDGFHSFTPQEYEVLAQLMRKCKSVTIALTVDKRYDDYPPHELSLFRMTGHTYQTLRDLASENKIKVHEPLLFLKEPFRFADAPSLAHLEKNFDTRPTVPYHSNAAISISQAVNRRAEIEGIAREIRKLVREENYRYRDIALLVRNSNDYHEMIETVFKDYELPFFIDQKRSMLNHPLIEFIRSSLEVITGNWRYEAIFRCVKTDLLFPLGENKVSGNKYRLREEMDKLENYCLEYGIQGSRWTTKDRWTYKKLRALENTDFGQTDKEKEIEDKLNTLRDMIVQPLVALQQRLKKAQDGRGLCEALYLFLEDLNIPEKMEELKIEAEEKGNLEEAREHDQVWKAVIDLLDQFVEIMPNEKVSLRLFSDMLESGMESMKFALVPPAIDQVLVASLERSRFSNIKCTFIIGANDGVIPAKPKDDGVLSESDRDRLSESGIKLAPGSRELLLDENFLIYNALTSAAHKVYVSYPLADEEGKTLLPSVILGRLKDLFPSIQYRFYVNEPAELAVEEQLLYAVNPSVALSYLTAQLQTWKKLYPVEPLWWDIYNYFMKHEQLKGQAKHVLGSLFYKNKPEKLPPDLSKELYGETIQGSVSRMEVFQGCPFSHFVSYGLGLKDRNVFRLEAPDIGQLFHAALKQIADMLHARKLEWRDLTKEQCNQLAIEAVDLLAPRLQREILLSSNRFQYIKRKLQHIISRASGILSDHAKASGFAPLGLEIDFGKKGPLPPIQVELDNGSKMELIGRIDRVDKAESSKGILLRIVDYKSSQKSLNLSEVYYGLALQMLTYLDVVITHSKDWIGTKATPAGVLYFHVHNPMISSKNAMNEESIEEEIFKRFKMKGLLLGDEEAVRLMDQTLETGYSQIVPAAIKTKGGFYSTSAIASEEDLGHLRTHIRGIFKNIGNRITEGNVDINPYKLKDKTPCTYCSYKTVCQFDQSVEDNDYRVLVQEKNDDVLEKVRKGGTSLEF